From Solanum lycopersicum chromosome 4, SLM_r2.1:
tattatcacTTCCTAGGTCCTTTATCTTATTGGCAGATTCATGTTTACTTGAAATGATGAGATTTTTAAGGAAGGTGGacaatttgattaaaataatttttaataggaattatttttatataagaattatttttatcatttacttgattatttattattattatgatgatgatgattattataatattgtGTTTTTTCCCAAAACAATGCAAGAAAGATTAAggatataagaaaattatataatacaatTGTGAAGTGTGAATTACATCCAACTCTCCAGCGCGGGAGCAGAGGGGGCTATAAAGGTGGGACACCCGATACCTGggatatcaaaaaaaaaaaaaatagatttttaaaaaatatttcacagtttaaattgaatttaaaacattaaaatttggacaatattagatataaaaataaaatagaatgagGTACGAATTTCATCGTTAAATTGCTTgtgattaaaaaatatctttgataACTCGTCACTAAACAGAATTAGCAACGAATTTGTTATTTACCTACAAAATTTATCTTACTTAAAAGGATTAAATGTATTTGATTGATACTTAAAAGGACTATATTGAACCTACTAGCAAAGATAAGGgatcaattttgtcattttgtttTGTTGTATGGCCATATATTCAAGCTAGCCTTCATTAGGTTTTTAAGTTTCATTGTGAGAAATATTTGAccaaaatatatcacataatttTCATGGTTCTAACAGCTTTGAGATTATGAGATTGGAAGTaaagaaaaaggtaaaatatatttttttaacttttatctttctttttcatttgataTGTACTTTAGTgatttgaaagaaatatttggaCTCAAAGGTCAAATAGAGTAATATTCCTTTTTCTGAATCAATTTGTTTGTGTGATTTTGACTTGGAAAAagattttagaattttgtagttttaaacgagaaaaagagaaaggcaAAACAAAATGGGCAGGAGAGTATTTTtgttgtataattataagtgtataggagaaaatatatatatttgcatgtgtatatacaattttcactcgttttatacaaacagaaacaacatttatacacttcgtttctgtttgtataagcgagagagacgagagtggcgagcgagattagggagagtggcgagcgagatctggaagagagggaacgaaaatatatatatttatacaatttcttctcgctttatacaaacacaaacgcattttatacatttgtgtttgtataaaaagctAGAGAGGCGCGCGAGACTGCCACCAAACAAGAGTGGCGAACGAGTTTTTACCAAGGAGAGTGGCGGaaatagttatagtttgctatagggtacaatcaaatcaaagtatatttatagcatttaatttaaattaataatttactattatatataatttttcaatattaaatatgtatccaatataaaatataattattgaaaCTATCTTAAATCCTTGCATTAGGTCctaaactattattattgttatataataaactaataaagtAACATCAAACTTgccattttttattcttgtcACCTAATTACATGATTGAATAATGTTTTTTCCTGACTATTATTGATCCACTAGCAAATATTTATATGGACAGTAGGAAATTATATAGAAAGACTTTgctttaataattcaaaatcatagTAAACTTTGCTTAAACTAATCTATTTCACATCTAGTCTTTCATTGCTTCTTGCTTTTGCTCACTCAATTTTGTCAATGAAAGTTTTGTAAATCTGCAACAAGGTAATAAATATTATCccctttttgtttttattttgattatttgtggattATCTATACATAATGAAAACTAGAAAATGgtttatatatagagagagaatcATTTGATAATTAAGCTCTTTTTGTTTATCCATCTATAGAAGCTTTCACTAATTATTCTCATAACTTGAGGATTGAAGGTAAGAATGTATACAATATGAGGAACTAATACATAATAGTTGAAAGAATTTATTTCATGGCACTAAAATTGGCCTCAGACCCTCTTCTCTTCGTACTATGAactatttttcaagtttttcgTATTTGGTTGGTCAAAAGTATTAGAGAATATTATCTAAAATTTCCTAAAATTAAGTGTAATGATTTGGTtggtcattttttatttttccatagAATTTAACATTTTTCCCTCCCATGATTACCCTGTGTCTTCTATGTTTGAGTTTTGAAAAGTTGGTTTTGAACTTTGagttaaaagttgagaatttcgtAAGTTTGAGTATCTTAAGGGGTAATTTGTTAAGAAAGTGGCTTTTGGGGTCTTTCGGGGTTTGGATACTTGAATCGGGATTTCGAGAGTTCCGTTATATCAGGGGAAGATTTTGGTCCCGAGCTTGAGTTAGCCTTTTTTGGTGTGAGTTAGTTTTTTGTGGTTTTCATGAATGCCGGGTCAAGGAGACCTTAGATTTGTGTTTTGACAGTTTCATCGAGTCTAAAGCATCGAGTATATTGATTTGCTTATGCGGTTTGTGTGTACCGGATTCCGAACGAATCCTGAGGGTCCTCTTGATGTTTTGGAAGTTGGCTGATTTTTCTGGTGCCTGAATCTAGTGTGTCTCGCGATCTCGAGGCTCATTGTTGCGAGGTAATGTTCGCTTCGCGAAGGGGTCAAGTTCCCTTGATCTTCACGATCACGAAGGACCTGTTAGCGGGGCTCGCTTAAGCGATTCCCTAGTTGCTTTGCAACATCAAAGAGGGTTTTTGCTGTAGATTTTGGGGTTTAAGTCCCATTTAACCATTTTTAAACTTGGGGAACCTTTGGTGGCAAATTTATAAAGGATTTTGCTTGTTAAATCATTTGGGTAAGTTTTCTTGATCCTGAACCTTCATTttgagttaatatctcaaaGGTTACTCAACTTTCACAATTTATCTAACAAAGTCATTGaactttattttgtatcaataaaatcactccctttatatcaataaaatcatcctattaaatttatcaataaaaaattatcatgacaaaataataattttttttatgccaTGTAATATGAAGCCGATGGGAAATGGTTCCGGCTAGTGATTTGATATAAAGCCGATGGGACCGATGGGAAATGGTTTCAGTGTGAAATTGACTTTGTGACTTGATGACTTTTTTGCTTATGCGCGACTTACTTGATACTTGGTCTTGATATGCTTGTTGTGTGTGAATGAACTTATTGACTTTGGGATTGACTTGTGTGATTTGTTGACTGTTGGATTGTGAATATTGGGCTTTGCGAGCCATATATTGTAGAATTACTAGGTTGGACTGATTTCTGCGCAGGTTGTCGTTTGAGGAGGTTCGGTTGGAGAGTTGGGGGTGTTCGTTTTCTAGCTAGTTGCTTTGTTTAGTATGTTGTTTGTTGGGTACGATGTTGTTGGTaatcaccccttgcttctacatgTGTGTAGGTTTCGAGCCCCGGTCCGTGTGATCTCTTTCTCCTCCTTTGATCTCGATGCTTGTCAAGGACTGGAAGAGGTAGTTGCTTGTCAATGGGCTTCTTACACTTTTGTGctatttgagaaacaaagattgtatttatttctaatttttgttCTCATTTAATGTGCATGTGATTAGTTGAAACATCAATCCTGTTCTGGCATAAATGGAAAAAGGAAAGGTATGTCTACCATTagaggaagaaagaagaagaattagTGATCtaattgatgatttcttgaATGGGTTGAAGAAAATACAGAATGAAGAACAAAAATTCATCGCTTCAAAATTGGATTTGATTGAAAAGCTAAGATTGGAACTGAGATTCCTAAGAACATTTGTCCTGTTTGGGAATTCGACGAATTTGGATGACTTTTATAGGAGGATGTCACTGAATATAAGCAAATTGGATACACTTATTTGGTCACTTTtctatgaagaagaagataaattaaTCCTAGCGAAATACAACATGGATAGACTTGCGCCTTACCTGATCAAAGAAACAGCAAGTATTGTTTTGAGATTGAAGAATGTAGCCATCATCATGACTGAGGAGAATATGTTTGAATATAGAAAGAGCATCCTCAAGCACCTTCATGATCTACCAAAGTATTGTTCTGATTTGCTTCAACCCCTCATGAGTGAATACAACATTCTTCGGCAAGTATGCACACATCTCAGAGATTTCTATCAGTTGGAAtgcaacaaaacaacaaaaacagaaTTTCTCTATACTCGGTATCAAGTGACAGTTGATAGAGTATCACAATTCTGTTTTGATCTTTGGACAGAAAAGTATAAAGACTTTGACAATGAGTATGACTTCTCTGAATGCTCTTCCAAGATCACTTCTCTACTCATCGACATAATCCCTCTCGAGCTGGAGGTTCTATACATTTCTACTTCTAAGCTCATCAAAGAATCAACATCAACTCAACTAAAACGGTTTGTTAAGCAAATCCTAAAAGCATCTCCAAGGATTCTTCATAATTATCTCATTCATCTCCAACGACGAATGGAAGTTGCAGTAGCTGTAAATTACGCTCCAACTCAAAGCATTAATGTTATGATGGAGTTCCTATTGATCTTTCTCACTGATATACCAAAACGGTTTATCCATCGTAAAAAATTGAACGATATGTTGGCACATGCTGGAGTGCTCACAAGAAAAATATCTGTTCTGGTGAGCAAGCTGTTGGAGGAGATCTCTGAGAATAATATCAATGAAGCGGACTTTTCAGCTCCAGACTTTTTTCAAGAAATTGAACAAATGAAGGGAGATATCAGacagatttttttaaaagctCCCGAGTCATCTCAACTTCGTTTTCCTATGGATGATGGTTTCCTCTTCATGAATCTTCTACTCAGACATTTAAAGGATTTGCTCATTTCCAATGCTTATTCAGTTTCTCTCATAAAGAGAGAAATTGGGATGGTGAAACAAAGCCTCGAATTCCTAACATCATCTTTCAGGCAAACATTGGATGAGAGTACTAGTGGAGTAGTTAAAGATTGTTGGTTGCACGCTTTAGGTGTGGCATATGAGGCAGAGCATGTCATTAATTCCATTCTTGTCAGAGATAAAGCTCTCTCGCATTTAATCTTCTCACTTCCGAATGTCACTGATAAGATCAAGCTTATTGTGGCACAAGTCACCGGTTTACAGCTGGAGGATAAGAATGGGGATGAAACCCTTGATGCAAAATCTTCCAACGAGCCAATTAAGCAAGCCTCATCATCTTTTGTAGAGGTTGTAGTAGGTCATGAGGAAGACGAAGCCTGGATCATAGGCCAGCTCCTTGATGAACATGAATCCAAGCTTGATGTCATTTCCATTGTTGGAATGCCAGGAGTCGGTAAAACTACTCTTGCCAATAAAGTGTATAACAATACATTAGTTGCAAGTCATTTCCATGTTCGTGCTAAGTGCACTGTTTCCCAAAACTTTAACAAGTCAAAGGTGTTGCGGGAGATTCTTCAGCAAGTTACTGCCTCGGAGACAAACGGAAGTGAGGATGACCTTGCTGAAAAGCTACGAGTAGCACTACTCGATAAAAGGTACCTCATCGTCTTGGACGATGTGTGGGATATTGCAACAGGGGAGATGTTAATAGCATGTTTTCCAAAGGTTGAGAGAGGAAATAGAGTTATCTTAACTAGCCGAAGTGGTGAGGTAGGTTTGAAAGTTAAATGCCGTAGTGATCCTGTGGACCTCCAAGTTTTAACAGATGAAAAAAGTTGGGAGTTATTCGAAAAAAGGGTATTTGGAGATGAAGGAAGCTGCCCTGCTGAACTGTTGGATATTGGACACCAAATAGTTGAGAAATGTAAAGGGCTTCCTTTGGCTCTTGTTTTGATTGCTGGAGTGATTGTTAGAGGAAGGGAAggaaaggaaaaggaaaaggaaaaagattttTGGGTTAAGATTCAAAATAATTTGGATTCCTTTACTTCTTCCAACATCAATTCGCAGATTATGAATGTTATGCAATCAAGTTATGACCATTTACCATACCAGCTGAAGCCGTTGTTGCTTTACTTTGCAACATTGCAAAAGAGCGAACGAACTCCAGTCTCTACGTTGATGCAGTTGTGGATGGCTGAAGGATTGGTGGATCATGATATTCCATCCAAGTGTAGTTTAGAGGAAGTAACTC
This genomic window contains:
- the LOC543787 gene encoding putative late blight resistance protein homolog R1B-17 isoform X2, translating into MEKGKVCLPLEEERRRISDLIDDFLNGLKKIQNEEQKFIASKLDLIEKLRLELRFLRTFVLFGNSTNLDDFYRRMSLNISKLDTLIWSLFYEEEDKLILAKYNMDRLAPYLIKETASIVLRLKNVAIIMTEENMFEYRKSILKHLHDLPKYCSDLLQPLMSEYNILRQVCTHLRDFYQLECNKTTKTEFLYTRYQVTVDRVSQFCFDLWTEKYKDFDNEYDFSECSSKITSLLIDIIPLELEVLYISTSKLIKESTSTQLKRFVKQILKASPRILHNYLIHLQRRMEVAVAVNYAPTQSINVMMEFLLIFLTDIPKRFIHRKKLNDMLAHAGVLTRKISVLVSKLLEEISENNINEADFSAPDFFQEIEQMKGDIRQIFLKAPESSQLRFPMDDGFLFMNLLLRHLKDLLISNAYSVSLIKREIGMVKQSLEFLTSSFRQTLDESTSGVVKDCWLHALGVAYEAEHVINSILVRDKALSHLIFSLPNVTDKIKLIVAQVTGLQLEDKNGDETLDAKSSNEPIKQASSSFVEVVVGHEEDEAWIIGQLLDEHESKLDVISIVGMPGVGKTTLANKVYNNTLVASHFHVRAKCTVSQNFNKSKVLREILQQVTASETNGSEDDLAEKLRVALLDKRYLIVLDDVWDIATGEMLIACFPKVERGNRVILTSRSGEVGLKVKCRSDPVDLQVLTDEKSWELFEKRVFGDEGSCPAELLDIGHQIVEKCKGLPLALVLIAGVIVRGREGKEKEKEKDFWVKIQNNLDSFTSSNINSQIMNVMQSSYDHLPYQLKPLLLYFATLQKSERTPVSTLMQLWMAEGLVDHDIPSKCSLEEVTHSYLDALISSSLIMVDHIPSESVWTSVMIRACYVHDVVHDFCSVKAGKEKFFKLIKSGDPVHASDFLHRRLTIHTDDKKCLLLNSDKSSAGSKHLISLKVSGYVDDSRYICHTRHMRLIRVLQLDDTLLQHHLVEQIGSLFHLRFLKIWTRDVKAIPLSWLNLQNLETLLISEEFSTIVLLPILFKLSKLKHVSIDQSSFFDEEEEEDEDEDEEEEDIDNIQSRLLEDSADEIKIQIVDFTGEDRLHVHISSMYLPSDDEEE
- the LOC543787 gene encoding putative late blight resistance protein homolog R1A-3 isoform X1; this encodes MEKGKVCLPLEEERRRISDLIDDFLNGLKKIQNEEQKFIASKLDLIEKLRLELRFLRTFVLFGNSTNLDDFYRRMSLNISKLDTLIWSLFYEEEDKLILAKYNMDRLAPYLIKETASIVLRLKNVAIIMTEENMFEYRKSILKHLHDLPKYCSDLLQPLMSEYNILRQVCTHLRDFYQLECNKTTKTEFLYTRYQVTVDRVSQFCFDLWTEKYKDFDNEYDFSECSSKITSLLIDIIPLELEVLYISTSKLIKESTSTQLKRFVKQILKASPRILHNYLIHLQRRMEVAVAVNYAPTQSINVMMEFLLIFLTDIPKRFIHRKKLNDMLAHAGVLTRKISVLVSKLLEEISENNINEADFSAPDFFQEIEQMKGDIRQIFLKAPESSQLRFPMDDGFLFMNLLLRHLKDLLISNAYSVSLIKREIGMVKQSLEFLTSSFRQTLDESTSGVVKDCWLHALGVAYEAEHVINSILVRDKALSHLIFSLPNVTDKIKLIVAQVTGLQLEDKNGDETLDAKSSNEPIKQASSSFVEVVVGHEEDEAWIIGQLLDEHESKLDVISIVGMPGVGKTTLANKVYNNTLVASHFHVRAKCTVSQNFNKSKVLREILQQVTASETNGSEDDLAEKLRVALLDKRYLIVLDDVWDIATGEMLIACFPKVERGNRVILTSRSGEVGLKVKCRSDPVDLQVLTDEKSWELFEKRVFGDEGSCPAELLDIGHQIVEKCKGLPLALVLIAGVIVRGREGKEKEKEKDFWVKIQNNLDSFTSSNINSQIMNVMQSSYDHLPYQLKPLLLYFATLQKSERTPVSTLMQLWMAEGLVDHDIPSKCSLEEVTHSYLDALISSSLIMVDHIPSESVWTSVMIRACYVHDVVHDFCSVKAGKEKFFKLIKSGDPVHASDFLHRRLTIHTDDKKCLLLNSDKSSAGSKHLISLKVSGYVDDSRYICHTRHMRLIRVLQLDDTLLQHHLVEQIGSLFHLRFLKIWTRDVKAIPLSWLNLQNLETLLISEEFSTIVLLPILFKLSKLKHVSIDQSSFFDEEEEEDEDEDEEEEDIDNIQSRLLEGENSKLTTLSHVDISYSQGTNDALEKFPNLEHLDCTIMVPECPPTHGDWFPKLDVLNKLQSLIAVYNNQWNYYGYPIIEYHFPTSLKELRLHSFTITPTLLSAITALPQLEILAIIYADFMEDKWDASEDMYQSLKTLSLSFTKLSEWEVDRETFPKLEELILKYCYKLTEIPCAFGDLDTLKSIHLTYIKRQLADSADEIKIQIVDFTGEDRLHVHISSMYLPSDDEEE